The following DNA comes from Nerophis ophidion isolate RoL-2023_Sa linkage group LG16, RoL_Noph_v1.0, whole genome shotgun sequence.
ctgttcgacaatttgcttacaaattgatgaccctcgccccatccttggttgtaaattacttagcatttcatggaagctgtttttataccctatcatggcacccacctgttcccaattagcctgcacacctgtgggatgttccaaataagtgtttgatgagtatatctcaactttatcagtatttattgccacatttcccaacttctttgttacgtgttgctggcatcaaattctaaagttaatgattatttgcaaaaaaaaatgtttatcaatttgaacatcaaatatgttgtctttgtagcatattcaactaaatatgggttgaaaattatttgcaaatcgtttatatttacatctaacacaatttcccaactcatatggaaacagggtttgtaaataattgACAATGCGAACCAGCGGGTAAgtatttttaatttagttttttattgatTTCCTCATCCCAGTTACATGAATGACCCATCACATAATTATACAAGAGAGTGCATTTggcacatttggaaaaaaaaagtttgccacATTTGGTACAAAAAGGTGATTCAAATCGAAATGCAAAAACAACCTATTCCATTCCTTAAATGACAAGAACTTGTTGAAATTGTGAGATTTTTCTGCAGCATTTTCATTTCTGATGAGCTTCAGTTAATtaggaaaaacacaaacaaaatctaCATTTCAAATTCAGGAGGGAGTGGCTTAAATCAGACAAATATATTTATCGGTTTTATCATTACTCTATACTTGTGTTAAGAATTTCCATGTAAAGTAAGacacaacaaaaaattaaaaaaatatatttgaaaaaaccTGTAGGGATAATCATATAACAAGCAGTTTAATAGCATAATGCTGTCAGTATGGGTGCACACCTGTTATGCACTTCAGCTATTTTTGATGGGATAACATACAATCCAGTCAGGTGTTTTCAAATAAAACTGAAGCCCAAAGCCAATAACCCAAAAACACCTTTGCGCCATCTTCAATATTTACTTCCACGGTTACACATTAACATTCAGTTAATAAAGCTCATCGTTCAGGGTAAACGGATGCCGCCGTTTTTCCACGCTCAAGACAGGAGAAAGGGCAAAAACAAACAGTGACAATTCGGGCGCTACCACAGGTCCAGCAGGTTCTTCTTGTCATGAGTCAGTGTGTCACCGTAACTATTCCAGTTCAATGGAAAACATGAATTATAAAAAACGATCAAAACGCCCTGTGAATTCCTAATACCATAAAAGAAAGTGCTCTTTGGCATCCTGAGAAGCTGGGTGTCGTAAAATGCAGTAAAATCTGAGAGCCAAGCAACCCTCACGTTGGCATCAAATGATAAAGACGCCATAAAGCCATAAATGCTTATCAAACTGTCTGGGGGAGAAATAACTGACCCAGGTTAGTtacgtggggcggtatagctcaattGATagaagcggccgtgccagcaacttgagggttccaggttcgatccccgcttccgccatcctagttactgccgatgtgtccttgggcaagacactttacccacctgctcccagtgacacccacactggtttaaatggaacttagatgttgggtttcactatgtaaagcgccttgagacactagagaaaaagcgctatataaatataattatcttctCTTCTCTCACTACGTAAAAGGACACAACTTACATTGAATGTGTTTTGGTGTGACTTTTTGGCCTACACAGTATAACCCCTGACTCATGTCGTCATAAGCGGTTGTCGACCTAACCGAAACAGTCAATAGTCTTTGCTTACACATTTACTTGTGACTTTGGATGTTGACAGGAGGACGATACTCTAAGATTTTTTTAACCTACTgcagtttttttgtggttgttaTAAACGTTCTTCATTTTTGCATATTTTGGTTTGGCTTCTTCTTCCTTACCATCCAGATTATCAATgacacacttttattttgaatCACATACTTTGCACTGAACCCTGTGCATATTTTAATGGAGTCTAGCAAAGTAGTCATGTCGCTTTTATCATATAACACTGCTTAGTGATAATGATACTACAACACGTGTAAATAAacagactcatagaaaagacccCTTTGGCTGTCACATGTCATGTTGACTTCAGGTGGGGCGAGAGTTAGTTGTCAACACAAACAGGTTTGACTGTACTGTATATGGAGAAAAGGCATTTCACTTTAAAACCAAATATCCCTTTGTGCTTCCCCTTTTTTGGTGTCGTGCAATTTGTGATGTTGGCTCCAGTGCGCTGCTTTTTTGCAACAGTACACTTGAAGTTAGTTCCGCGGAGCTCAGCTGTTAATATTCAAAGCCTGCTTGTAAGCTTCAGTCACATTATCGCAGTCTGTAATGGAGAAGGCGCTGTCGGCTATTCCGGACTCGTAGCAGCTCCACGGCCTCTGCTCTCCCAGTACACGGTCTTCTTGGATTCCCAGCAGGTCGTCGGCAGACACGCATGCTCTCATTAAGGGCCTGCCTGCTTTCTCCGTGCGTGCCGGAGGTCCGACGCGGTCTGGAAGATCCAGCTGGTCGAAAGACTCGGAGGACAGAATGCTGTCCTTGCTGATGGCCTCACCTGGCCTCATCCTGGAGCCCCGGTGCGGTAAAGAAACCGCCAGCTGATCCAAGGAGCCAAACTCCTGCAGACCCCCTGAGGAGTACTTCCCGTTCCGTTTAAGGATGCCTTTCCGATGGGTTGGCGCTGAGGGGCACGCTTTAAAGCCGGAGTCACTATTCTCAGGAGAGGAGGAGTAGTATCCTGACTCCTGCTCTGTGGGCTTCTTTAGGATACCTTTCCGAGGTTGCGTCGCAGTACAGGCTGCGCTGGCTGTGGGGGACAAACCCAAAATACTCTGATGTTCCAGTGTCGCGACCGTGGGAGCCTCGCTCGTGACTTTTTGTTTGATACTATTTCTTCTTTTCAAAATACCCTTGGAAGGCCGAGTGTCCGCGCATGCTTCTTGCGCAGGCTGGGAGACGTTGTTCTCCTTCTGCGACCTCCGCAGAGAGCGTTGGCGCACCACGTCGCCGCCGCTGCCGTGTGGGCGGAGGAGCAGGCAACGCATCTTGGAGCCGTTCTCCAGCAAAGGTCTGGACGTACGCCGCAGCCAACTGGCAACGCTGGCCAGCCCGGCCGGGTGGGACATCGACTTTGTGGACGTCGTCTCCTCCACTTTCGTCTCACCCAAGAGGGACTTCTGGTAGCCCCAGTTCAGCCACCAGTGTCCCGCTATCTCCTCCATGGTAGCTCTGCGGTCTGGGTTTACCATCAGCATCCAGCGAATGAGGCCACAAGCATCTGGTCGGGGGAAAGAGGTGTAAACACATTTAAATGCTAAGACTTAGAGACTTGGGCAGCACGTTGCAACagtggttagtgcatctgcctcacaatacgaaggtcctgagttcaatcccaggctcgggatctttctgtgtggagtttgcatgttctccccgtgactgcgtggtttctttccgggtactccggcttcctcccacttccaaagacatgcacctggggataggttgattggcaacactaaattggccctagtgtgtgaatgttgtctgtctatctgtgttggccctgccatgaggtgatgacttgtccagggtgtacaccgccttccgcctgattgtagccaaGATAAGCTCCAgctaccccgaacgggacaagcggtagaaaatggatggatggatggacttagacttccttttattgtcattcaaatttgaactttacagtacagattagAATgagattttgttgcattagctcgttgtcgtgcaggataaaaaagcagtAAGGTACggatataaatagattacttttcatacattcattcatttactaccgcttgtccctttcagggtcgctggagcccatctcagctgcattcggtcggaAAGGgaggtacaccctggtcaagtcgccacctcatcacagggccaacacagatagacagacaacattcacactcacattcacacactagggccaatttagttttgccaatcaacttatccccaggtgcatgtctttggaggtgggaggaggccggagtacccggaggcaactcacgcagtcacagggagaacatgcaaactccgcacagaaaaatccagagcccgggattgaactcaggaccttcgtatcgcgaggcagacgcactaatccctcttccACCAGATAAATACCGGTAAAtcgcactttttcatatgcatccacgtttatggatgtatgttatattgtctttatattccagcgagttaatccgttttttggggggggaattgaggggattattatgatgcgtttaagaatcttatggcctgagggacaaagctgttacagaacctgaaggTTCTGCTACATAGGCTGCGGAACCTATTTCTAaaatccagcagtgaaaacagtgcTTGGTTGGTGTGGGAGGATTCTCTGccgattttctgagccctggtcaggcagcggctttttgcgatttcctaaaacatcaaaataaaaacacacGAAATAAATTAAACACTCACCAGAAGGTTTGATTGGTTTGCGGTAGTTTCCGGTGCTGATCTGCTGGACCAGTGCCTTGTGGCTGTTTCCATCAAAGGGCATAGTGCCGTGGACCATGGTGTACAACAGCACTCCAAGGGACCACGTGTCCACCTCCGGGCCACGGTACGGGCGTCCATTTACAATCTCTGGTGACGCGTACAGTGGGCTGCCACAAAACGTCTGCAGATACTCGTCCCCGTAGTAAAGGTTGGACAGGCCAAAGTCTGCAATCTGTCAGAAAAAAGTGTTAGGATTTCATTGAGAAATGTAAATGTTTGTGGATATGACCCAATTTCTGGGACAAAAATATTTGGTGTCACATTAACTCTAAATTCCTCACAAAGTTCCCTTTGAGTTCCAAAATACCCACCATCACATTAGTGTGTTTACCTGAATTATTACACGTTTTGGttcacacctttaggggactgatAAGCACCAGTTCTTTAGCATGGCCACTAGTGGGACTTAGCAACTAATTTTCTATAAGTCATTGATCATTTCTCTCATGATTATAAAACTGGAGGTACAGATGCACACTTTTTTTCAATCCAAAACTGCCAACTTTCTGCTTCTGAAGACCGTTTTACATTGAGATTGACTAGAGTTTGTGCACACCTGGATGTAAAACAGATTCAAACAAAGGTGGATTTGACAAAGTGTGTCTGTAGATTTTTCCTGACAAAAGCTAGTATCTTCAACTTTTGATGAGCCGttgcctggatcatgttttgttttcttgccctgatgtgggatctgagccaagaatGTCGTTGTTGCCTGTGCATccttttgaaacacttgtgattaagggttatttcaataaactttgattgattgattgttttagtttaagactctcttagttctgtttcatcacccctgggtttgtgtttctttgttgccatgggtgatgattattttcacctgcttctgattagtgctggggacgctcacctgctcccgggcactaattggggagcgtcccaaacactaattagaggcaggtgaaaataatcatcacccatggcaaccaagaaacacaacCCCAGGGGCGATGAAACATAAATAAGAGTCTTAAACtaaaaccaaaacatgatccgggcaatggATCCTCACAACTATGGTAAAGGGCTTGTCGTCCAACGGCATAATTTCTATGATGAAATCTTTGGCACTCTGGCTgtcttttttcaacattttaaaagaagtgccGATTGTATCAAGCCTTAGGCTTATATTTGCAGCTAGGCTTCTTTAGCAGCAGGCATATTCCCATAGGCTTGCAAAACACAGTTGTAGTGAAGCTGGCGTTTCAGGTGGCTGATATCTTTGATGTGTTCAAGCGTGATTTATGTGCCCTTCCTGGCAGAATATTTCACGCAAATAGCACACAAAAAGGTCTTCCTCTGAATCAGTGAAGAAGTCCCACACGATCAATGTTTACGATGAGCTCGGGGGAAGTTCACGACAGGCTCATTTGTGGCACAGTGTGGGTAATCGTGTCTCATTGAAGTGTTTTGTTATTGGTTATCAGAGCTATTTTTGAATGTTATAAAATGTATCGTTGTGACGTCAAGATTCTTCATATCGACCTGATAATTCATCACGCACCCTTACCTTGAGGatatttgtattatgtttatgCCAGCATGTCAACCAAAGTGTTTAAGTACAATCCACAGGGGGCAACACAAAAGTCATTTagtcatataaaaaaaaatctgtacagTCATGAGATGTATGTAATCTATGTAGACTGTATAACAATGTTAGTAATTGCTGCATACCTTGACGTTGCCATTGCCATCCAGTAGAATATTCTCCAGTTTTAGATCCCGGTGCACTATTCCATTCTAGGGGAAGAAGACAGAGTTTGTATTGTTAttgtctttaaaacattttatcaCTCAAATTCCACACATGCCAGTCAACATCATTTTTAAAGCAGGTTGTCTACATTACATAAAATATTAATAGTCTTCCTCCATGTCAGAACACATTCCTATCTTTCCTCCTTTGCAGTGTCAGCTATGTTTCATTATCCTTGGCTCTGCAGGGGGGCATGCCTTCTGCTAATGTTTGctttgccttaaaaaaaaaatacacaggggcggaatagctcggttggtagagcgtccgtgccagcaacttaagggttgcaggttcgatccccgcttccgccttcctagtcaatgcAGTTGTGACCTtggtcaagacactttacccacctgctcccagtgccacccacactggtttaattgtaacttagatattgagtttcactatgtaaagcgctttgagtcacttgaggaaaaagcgctatataaatataattcacttcacttcactggtcATCCAGACTTTGAAAAGGAGAGGACGCTTGTAGCCAGGCGACATGCTCAGTGTTTTGCATTGTAATTTTACCAtgttaattttatttatatagcatttaTATCATGCataattaaaaacaaagtgcTGTGCATCAGGTATCCGCAAAATATGAGAAAGCctaaaaacaaacatttcttAAGGGAATCAATAGTTTTCAGTTTTTCATAAGTGAAAGTTGTGTCAAATGTAACAATCAATTGGATCATGGACTTTGATAGTGTCATTTTCTGGGTAATCATTACCTAGCTTACATTTAAAGCAGATCCACTGAGGCGCTTAACTGTGCGGCGCTGTGCATGTGTGCTTGTTCTCTTCCATCACGCTCTCATTAGTAGCACCGCCTGCCTCACTTCAGTGTTCATTTCCCTCCGCATTGTTCCCACAGAATCGCCCATTCCAATCAGCCCGCTGACAGTTAATAATGGCCATTATGTAACAGCGGGAGTTAAGGTGCCCTGGAAGGAACAAGAGCTGAGCAACTGGTCCGAGGGGAGCTCTATGTCATTAGTGTGCACATTGGAGGGATGAGGCAGCGCTTAGAGGGGATGTCGGGTCATTCAAGGTTAAATTTGGGTGTTTAAACGGTTTTGAATAAGACCAGGCCTTACCTGATGGCAGTAGTGCACGGCGGACACAATTTGTCTGAAGAAGTGCCTTGATTCCCGCTCAGAAATGGTTCTCCTGTCGCAGATGTAGTCATACAGGTCACCCCGGCTCGCGTACTCCATCACGATCACGATCTTGTCCTTGTTCTCAAACACTGAAAGAAACAGACAACTACTTATGGTTGTCCTTTATTGCCATCCATGTGCAGCTGCGCAATCTAACGAGATCAAACATAAGAGATGTAGGCATGGAATATTCTGTGTTCCGCTTAGCACTATATTAGGAGGTTTTCCTGCCCCCTGAAGGAGGTCATGTTCATTTAATTCTAATAACAATTTCTGTACATAGATTAATCACAACAGATGTAATGTAAAGTTACCTTTCATATAGAAGAggtgtatacagtacaggccaaaagtttggacacaccttctcattcaatgtgttttctttattttcaatgtaaattgtcactgaaggcatcaaaactataaatgaacacatgtggagttatgtactta
Coding sequences within:
- the LOC133534899 gene encoding NUAK family SNF1-like kinase 2, with amino-acid sequence MEGSGVGRLSSNRWPPMGTLVAEADAPERTVQVKKQAVKRHHHKHNLKHRYEFMETLGKGTYGKVKKAKERSGRLVAIKSIRKEKIKDEQDLVHIRREIEIMSSLCHPHIITIYEVFENKDKIVIVMEYASRGDLYDYICDRRTISERESRHFFRQIVSAVHYCHQNGIVHRDLKLENILLDGNGNVKIADFGLSNLYYGDEYLQTFCGSPLYASPEIVNGRPYRGPEVDTWSLGVLLYTMVHGTMPFDGNSHKALVQQISTGNYRKPIKPSDACGLIRWMLMVNPDRRATMEEIAGHWWLNWGYQKSLLGETKVEETTSTKSMSHPAGLASVASWLRRTSRPLLENGSKMRCLLLRPHGSGGDVVRQRSLRRSQKENNVSQPAQEACADTRPSKGILKRRNSIKQKVTSEAPTVATLEHQSILGLSPTASAACTATQPRKGILKKPTEQESGYYSSSPENSDSGFKACPSAPTHRKGILKRNGKYSSGGLQEFGSLDQLAVSLPHRGSRMRPGEAISKDSILSSESFDQLDLPDRVGPPARTEKAGRPLMRACVSADDLLGIQEDRVLGEQRPWSCYESGIADSAFSITDCDNVTEAYKQALNINS